In Coregonus clupeaformis isolate EN_2021a chromosome 7, ASM2061545v1, whole genome shotgun sequence, one genomic interval encodes:
- the LOC121569007 gene encoding sterol regulatory element-binding protein 2-like isoform X4, whose amino-acid sequence MMDSNVSGEYISTMENMDPTLSELGDEFTLGDIDEMLQFVSNQVGDFPDLFEDQMASAGSLQNGAGATPRPAPQTPQTTTTTTVYQNSNVTLTPTQTLAPLSLSLPLTPPQTPVQTFSSGQHQIRTPPLLQPRPQMQAIQPQPQQQPTIQVHTQSIPMQTHSFPVHTLVQTHNQTMPIQTQAQTVMITSNGGQSRFIQNPVICHQSPTTSFQVLQPQMQSIMTSPQVQPMTIQHQRLLQTGQTIQTLSTAPTIHTMQQQVQQVPLLVHQPQILKTENLVLTTLKHDGTQVLSTMQNPGITTLTHPIQTQTLQTLMGSNILTTVPVMMGCGDKLPIKQLSSGTSHCVGGNRQVMDQGMGMVMGPGGVMKEGERRTTHNIIEKRYRSSINDKILELRDLVMGGDTKMHKSGVLRKAIDYIKYLQQVNHKLRQENLALKMNSKNKSVVLSDDVEMKPEMLMMSPPASEPGSGSPHEFSPYCIDSEPGSPLLDHEQVKSEPGSPSSVGVMDRSRLLLCALTFFCLSLNPLPSLLGSEAQGSSGLISANGASRTLFSLPSQTQNFVTWLWCLLPWLTVWVLSGVGAVWGCVRVLYLWEPVTPLHSPKSVSFWRHRKQADLHLNRGDYTAAMASLETCLSVLTRALPTTRWDLLFSLSWNLIRYCLHHPTPLGWLVRQVGGKHKGEESKTSSRDAALVYHRLSQLQLTGKLPQRSGLWALSLSMSAVNLSESAQSKMAPSQQAQIYVTVATALRTVLGHHLSCLPGYLLCCAEGVASQSDSKPIPDCLHWLFTPLGRQFFLSCDWSVKSESREGVYTSQRDPADPIAQLHRCFCEKLLERAVHSLIQPHTDTEAGKPKNDSGEFSSALEFLQLLNSCTEESPSPPFPALPNHTTMPVADPVSRWWALVLKAAVHWLQGDDVAVRSLLAEAERMPRALHTIDHPLPKAVLLLCKAVQMSLSPLKGEGVVACLSHCDRASGYLRTSISVPLSAQSGNWLNKGVELLVCDLLLTLRTSLWQRGSSSNGEPGPAPGSQLAGFQRDLSSLRRLGQCYRRAQHKVFLHETTVRLMAGASPTRTHQLLEHSLRRRTNNPGYTTAEGDCVLGERERAHAILLACRHLPLPLLTPPGHRARLLAEAKRTLERVGDRRSLQDCQQILLRLSGGTTIAAS is encoded by the exons ATGATGGACAGTAACGTTAGTGGGGAGTACATCTCGACTATGGAAAATATGGATCCGACTTTGTCAGAACTAGGGGACGAATTTACACTGGGAGACATCGATG AGATGCTCCAGTTCGTCAGCAACCAGGTGGGGGACTTCCCCGACCTCTTTGAGGACCAGATGGCCTCGGCGGGCTCCCTACAGAACGGTGCAGGGGCCACCCCACGCCCAGCCCCACAGACACCCcagaccaccaccactaccacagtTTACCAGAACAGCAATGTGACCCTTACCCCCACCCAAACACTGgcccccctgtccctgtccctgccccTCACCCCACCACAGACCCCAGTCCAGACGTTCTCTTCAGGGCAGCATCAGATCCGCACCCCTCCCCTGCTCCAGCCCCGGCCCCAGATGCAGgccatccagccccagccccagcagcAACCCACCATCCAGGTCCACACCCAGAGCATCCCCATGCAGACACATAGCTTCCCTGTGCACACCCTGGTCCAGACCCACAACCAGACTATGCCCATCCAGACCCAGGCCCAGACGGTGATGATCACATCCAACGGTGGCCAGTCCCGCTTCATCCAGAACCCTGTCATCTGCCACCAGAGTCCCACTACAAGCTTCCAAG TCCTCCAACCGCAGATGCAGAGCATAATGACATCACCACAGGTTCAACCCATGACCATCCAGCACCAGAGACTACTGCAGACGGGCCAGACCATCCAGACTCTCTCCACAGCACCTACAATCCACACCATGCAACAGCAGGTTCAACAGGTACCC CTTTTGGTCCACCAGCCTCAGATTCTGAAGACAGAGAATCTGGTTCTGACCACCCTGAAGCATGACGGGACACAGGTTCTGTCCACCATGCAGAACCCTGGGATCACCACCTTGACCCATCCCATCCAGACACAGACTCTACAG ACGCTGATGGGCAGTAACATCCTGACCACCGTGCCAGTCATGATGGGGTGCGGAGACAAGCTGCCCATCAAACAGCTGTCGTCAGGCACCTCCCACTGTGTAGGTGGGAACAGGCAGGTGATGGACCAGGGGATGGGGATGGTGATGGGTCCAGGGGGGGTgatgaaggagggggagaggaggaccaCCCACAACATCATCGAGAAGAGGTACCGCTCCTCCATCAATGACAAGATCCTGGAGCTGAGAGACCTAGTCATGGGCGGCGACACCAAG ATGCACAAGTCAGGAGTGCTGAGGAAAGCCATCGACTACATCAAATACCTGCAGCAGGTCAACCACAAACTACGGCAGGAGAACCTGGCCCTCAAGATGAACAGCAAGAACA AGTCAGTGGTGCTGTCTGACGATGTGGAGATGAAACCAGAGATGCTGATGATGTCACCTCCagcctcagagcctggttctggATCTCCTCATGAGTTCTCTCCATACTGCATCGACTCAGAGCCTGGCAGCCCCTTACTGGACCATGAACAG gTGAAGAGTGAGCCTGGCTCACCCTCTTCCGTGGGCGTGATGGATCGCTCTCGTCTCCTCCTCTGCGCCCTCACCttcttctgtctctccctcaacCCCCTGCCCTCTCTCCTGGGATCTGAGGCCCAGGGCAGCTCTGGCTTGATTTCTGCAAACGGAGCCTCCAGGACCCTGTTCTCATTACCCAGCCAGACCCAGAACTTTG TGACCTGGCTTTGGTGCCTGTTGCCATGGTTAACGGTGTGGGTGTTGAGTGGTGTTGGGGCGGTGTGGGGCTGTGTTAGGGTCCTCTACCTCTGGGAGCCTGTCACCCCACTCCACTCGCCCAAATCAGTCTCCTTCTGGAGGCACCGTAAACAAGCAGACCTACATCTCAACAGA GGTGACTATACAGCAGCCATGGCCAGTCTGGAAACCTGCCTGTCAGTcttgaccagagccctgcccACCACGCGTTGggacctcctcttctccctctcctggaACCTGATTCGCTACTGTCTGCATCACCCCACCCCTCTGGGCTGGCTGGTTCGCCAGGTTGGTGGGAAGCACAAGGGGGAAGAGTCCAAGACTAGCTCCCGGGACGCAGCTCTGGTCTACCATAGgctgagccagctgcagctcaCAG ggaAGCTTCCCCAGCGCAGTGGCCTGTGGGCTTTGTCTCTGTCTATGAGTGCCGTCAACCTCAGTGAGAGCGCCCAAAGCAAGATGGCCCCCTCCCAGCAGGCCCAGATCTATGTCACTGTGGCAACAGCTCTGCGCACTGTACTGGGCCACCACCTCTCCTGCCTGCCT GGTTACCTGTTGTGCTGTGCTGAGGGTGTGGCCAGCCAATCAGACTCCAAGCCCATCCCTGACTGTCTGCACTGGCTCTTCACCCCATTGGGCAGGCAGTTCTTCCTCAGCTGTGATTGGTCTGTGAAGTCTGAGAGCAGAGAGGGCGTGTACACTTCCCAGAGAGACCCAG ctGACCCCATCGCCCAGCTGCATCGTTGTTTCTGTGAGAAGCTACTGGAGAGAGCTGTGCACTCCCTCATCCAGCCCCACACTGACACGGAGGCAGGCAAGCCCAAGAACGACTCGGG ggagtTCTCCAGTGCCTTGGAGTTTCTCCAGCTGTTGAACAGCTGCACAGAGgagtccccctctcctcccttcccagCCCTGCCTAATCACACCACCATGCCAG TGGCAGACCCAGTGAGTCGCTGGTGGGCGTTGGTCCTAAAGGCTGCTGTCCATTGGCTGCAAGGGGATGATGTCGCTGTGAGGTCGCTGCTGGCAGAAGCAGAGCGAATGCCCAGAGCTCTCCATACCATTGA TCACCCGTTGCCCAAGGCTGTGCTGCTGCTGTGTAAGGCGGTGCAGATGAGCCTGTCTCCTCTGAAGGGAGAGGGGGTGGTGgcctgtctgtctcactgtgaCAGGGCCAGCGGCTACCTGCGCACCAGCATCTCTGTTCCCCTGTCCGCCCAGTCTGGCAACTGGCTCAACAAG GGGGTGGAGCTCCTGGTCTGTGACCTCTTGCTGACCCTCAGGACCAGCCTATGGCAAAGAGGAAGTAGCAGcaatggggagccaggccctgcccCTGGCTCCCAATTGGCTGGATTCCAGCGGGACCTGAGTTCGTTGCGAAGGCTGGGACAATGCTACAGACGGGCACAACACAAG GTGTTCCTGCATGAGACCACAGTGAGGCTGATGGCTGGAGCCAGTCCCACCCGCACACACCAGCTACTGGAGCACAGCCTCCGACGCAGGACCAACAACCCTGGATACACCACGG CAGAGGGTGACTGTGTTCTGGGTGAGCGTGAAAGGGCTCATGCCATCCTGCTGGCGTGCCGCCACCTACCCTTACCCCTGCTGACCCCACCAGGGCACCGCGCCCGCCTGCTGGCTGAGGCCAAGCGCACCCTTGAGCGAGTGGGCGACCGCCGATCCCTACAGGACTGCCAGCAGATCCTGCTCCGCCTCAGCGGGGGCACCACCATCGCTGCCTCCTGA
- the LOC121569007 gene encoding sterol regulatory element-binding protein 2-like isoform X3, protein MMDSNVSGEYISTMENMDPTLSELGDEFTLGDIDEMLQFVSNQVGDFPDLFEDQMASAGSLQNGAGATPRPAPQTPQTTTTTTVYQNSNVTLTPTQTLAPLSLSLPLTPPQTPVQTFSSGQHQIRTPPLLQPRPQMQAIQPQPQQQPTIQVHTQSIPMQTHSFPVHTLVQTHNQTMPIQTQAQTVMITSNGGQSRFIQNPVICHQSPTTSFQVLQPQMQSIMTSPQVQPMTIQHQRLLQTGQTIQTLSTAPTIHTMQQQVQQLLVHQPQILKTENLVLTTLKHDGTQVLSTMQNPGITTLTHPIQTQTLQVPTLMGSNILTTVPVMMGCGDKLPIKQLSSGTSHCVGGNRQVMDQGMGMVMGPGGVMKEGERRTTHNIIEKRYRSSINDKILELRDLVMGGDTKMHKSGVLRKAIDYIKYLQQVNHKLRQENLALKMNSKNKSVVLSDDVEMKPEMLMMSPPASEPGSGSPHEFSPYCIDSEPGSPLLDHEQVKSEPGSPSSVGVMDRSRLLLCALTFFCLSLNPLPSLLGSEAQGSSGLISANGASRTLFSLPSQTQNFVTWLWCLLPWLTVWVLSGVGAVWGCVRVLYLWEPVTPLHSPKSVSFWRHRKQADLHLNRGDYTAAMASLETCLSVLTRALPTTRWDLLFSLSWNLIRYCLHHPTPLGWLVRQVGGKHKGEESKTSSRDAALVYHRLSQLQLTGKLPQRSGLWALSLSMSAVNLSESAQSKMAPSQQAQIYVTVATALRTVLGHHLSCLPGYLLCCAEGVASQSDSKPIPDCLHWLFTPLGRQFFLSCDWSVKSESREGVYTSQRDPADPIAQLHRCFCEKLLERAVHSLIQPHTDTEAGKPKNDSGEFSSALEFLQLLNSCTEESPSPPFPALPNHTTMPVADPVSRWWALVLKAAVHWLQGDDVAVRSLLAEAERMPRALHTIDHPLPKAVLLLCKAVQMSLSPLKGEGVVACLSHCDRASGYLRTSISVPLSAQSGNWLNKGVELLVCDLLLTLRTSLWQRGSSSNGEPGPAPGSQLAGFQRDLSSLRRLGQCYRRAQHKVFLHETTVRLMAGASPTRTHQLLEHSLRRRTNNPGYTTAEGDCVLGERERAHAILLACRHLPLPLLTPPGHRARLLAEAKRTLERVGDRRSLQDCQQILLRLSGGTTIAAS, encoded by the exons ATGATGGACAGTAACGTTAGTGGGGAGTACATCTCGACTATGGAAAATATGGATCCGACTTTGTCAGAACTAGGGGACGAATTTACACTGGGAGACATCGATG AGATGCTCCAGTTCGTCAGCAACCAGGTGGGGGACTTCCCCGACCTCTTTGAGGACCAGATGGCCTCGGCGGGCTCCCTACAGAACGGTGCAGGGGCCACCCCACGCCCAGCCCCACAGACACCCcagaccaccaccactaccacagtTTACCAGAACAGCAATGTGACCCTTACCCCCACCCAAACACTGgcccccctgtccctgtccctgccccTCACCCCACCACAGACCCCAGTCCAGACGTTCTCTTCAGGGCAGCATCAGATCCGCACCCCTCCCCTGCTCCAGCCCCGGCCCCAGATGCAGgccatccagccccagccccagcagcAACCCACCATCCAGGTCCACACCCAGAGCATCCCCATGCAGACACATAGCTTCCCTGTGCACACCCTGGTCCAGACCCACAACCAGACTATGCCCATCCAGACCCAGGCCCAGACGGTGATGATCACATCCAACGGTGGCCAGTCCCGCTTCATCCAGAACCCTGTCATCTGCCACCAGAGTCCCACTACAAGCTTCCAAG TCCTCCAACCGCAGATGCAGAGCATAATGACATCACCACAGGTTCAACCCATGACCATCCAGCACCAGAGACTACTGCAGACGGGCCAGACCATCCAGACTCTCTCCACAGCACCTACAATCCACACCATGCAACAGCAGGTTCAACAG CTTTTGGTCCACCAGCCTCAGATTCTGAAGACAGAGAATCTGGTTCTGACCACCCTGAAGCATGACGGGACACAGGTTCTGTCCACCATGCAGAACCCTGGGATCACCACCTTGACCCATCCCATCCAGACACAGACTCTACAGGTACCG ACGCTGATGGGCAGTAACATCCTGACCACCGTGCCAGTCATGATGGGGTGCGGAGACAAGCTGCCCATCAAACAGCTGTCGTCAGGCACCTCCCACTGTGTAGGTGGGAACAGGCAGGTGATGGACCAGGGGATGGGGATGGTGATGGGTCCAGGGGGGGTgatgaaggagggggagaggaggaccaCCCACAACATCATCGAGAAGAGGTACCGCTCCTCCATCAATGACAAGATCCTGGAGCTGAGAGACCTAGTCATGGGCGGCGACACCAAG ATGCACAAGTCAGGAGTGCTGAGGAAAGCCATCGACTACATCAAATACCTGCAGCAGGTCAACCACAAACTACGGCAGGAGAACCTGGCCCTCAAGATGAACAGCAAGAACA AGTCAGTGGTGCTGTCTGACGATGTGGAGATGAAACCAGAGATGCTGATGATGTCACCTCCagcctcagagcctggttctggATCTCCTCATGAGTTCTCTCCATACTGCATCGACTCAGAGCCTGGCAGCCCCTTACTGGACCATGAACAG gTGAAGAGTGAGCCTGGCTCACCCTCTTCCGTGGGCGTGATGGATCGCTCTCGTCTCCTCCTCTGCGCCCTCACCttcttctgtctctccctcaacCCCCTGCCCTCTCTCCTGGGATCTGAGGCCCAGGGCAGCTCTGGCTTGATTTCTGCAAACGGAGCCTCCAGGACCCTGTTCTCATTACCCAGCCAGACCCAGAACTTTG TGACCTGGCTTTGGTGCCTGTTGCCATGGTTAACGGTGTGGGTGTTGAGTGGTGTTGGGGCGGTGTGGGGCTGTGTTAGGGTCCTCTACCTCTGGGAGCCTGTCACCCCACTCCACTCGCCCAAATCAGTCTCCTTCTGGAGGCACCGTAAACAAGCAGACCTACATCTCAACAGA GGTGACTATACAGCAGCCATGGCCAGTCTGGAAACCTGCCTGTCAGTcttgaccagagccctgcccACCACGCGTTGggacctcctcttctccctctcctggaACCTGATTCGCTACTGTCTGCATCACCCCACCCCTCTGGGCTGGCTGGTTCGCCAGGTTGGTGGGAAGCACAAGGGGGAAGAGTCCAAGACTAGCTCCCGGGACGCAGCTCTGGTCTACCATAGgctgagccagctgcagctcaCAG ggaAGCTTCCCCAGCGCAGTGGCCTGTGGGCTTTGTCTCTGTCTATGAGTGCCGTCAACCTCAGTGAGAGCGCCCAAAGCAAGATGGCCCCCTCCCAGCAGGCCCAGATCTATGTCACTGTGGCAACAGCTCTGCGCACTGTACTGGGCCACCACCTCTCCTGCCTGCCT GGTTACCTGTTGTGCTGTGCTGAGGGTGTGGCCAGCCAATCAGACTCCAAGCCCATCCCTGACTGTCTGCACTGGCTCTTCACCCCATTGGGCAGGCAGTTCTTCCTCAGCTGTGATTGGTCTGTGAAGTCTGAGAGCAGAGAGGGCGTGTACACTTCCCAGAGAGACCCAG ctGACCCCATCGCCCAGCTGCATCGTTGTTTCTGTGAGAAGCTACTGGAGAGAGCTGTGCACTCCCTCATCCAGCCCCACACTGACACGGAGGCAGGCAAGCCCAAGAACGACTCGGG ggagtTCTCCAGTGCCTTGGAGTTTCTCCAGCTGTTGAACAGCTGCACAGAGgagtccccctctcctcccttcccagCCCTGCCTAATCACACCACCATGCCAG TGGCAGACCCAGTGAGTCGCTGGTGGGCGTTGGTCCTAAAGGCTGCTGTCCATTGGCTGCAAGGGGATGATGTCGCTGTGAGGTCGCTGCTGGCAGAAGCAGAGCGAATGCCCAGAGCTCTCCATACCATTGA TCACCCGTTGCCCAAGGCTGTGCTGCTGCTGTGTAAGGCGGTGCAGATGAGCCTGTCTCCTCTGAAGGGAGAGGGGGTGGTGgcctgtctgtctcactgtgaCAGGGCCAGCGGCTACCTGCGCACCAGCATCTCTGTTCCCCTGTCCGCCCAGTCTGGCAACTGGCTCAACAAG GGGGTGGAGCTCCTGGTCTGTGACCTCTTGCTGACCCTCAGGACCAGCCTATGGCAAAGAGGAAGTAGCAGcaatggggagccaggccctgcccCTGGCTCCCAATTGGCTGGATTCCAGCGGGACCTGAGTTCGTTGCGAAGGCTGGGACAATGCTACAGACGGGCACAACACAAG GTGTTCCTGCATGAGACCACAGTGAGGCTGATGGCTGGAGCCAGTCCCACCCGCACACACCAGCTACTGGAGCACAGCCTCCGACGCAGGACCAACAACCCTGGATACACCACGG CAGAGGGTGACTGTGTTCTGGGTGAGCGTGAAAGGGCTCATGCCATCCTGCTGGCGTGCCGCCACCTACCCTTACCCCTGCTGACCCCACCAGGGCACCGCGCCCGCCTGCTGGCTGAGGCCAAGCGCACCCTTGAGCGAGTGGGCGACCGCCGATCCCTACAGGACTGCCAGCAGATCCTGCTCCGCCTCAGCGGGGGCACCACCATCGCTGCCTCCTGA
- the LOC121569007 gene encoding sterol regulatory element-binding protein 2-like isoform X2, with amino-acid sequence MMDSNVSGEYISTMENMDPTLSELGDEFTLGDIDEMLQFVSNQVGDFPDLFEDQMASAGSLQNGAGATPRPAPQTPQTTTTTTVYQNSNVTLTPTQTLAPLSLSLPLTPPQTPVQTFSSGQHQIRTPPLLQPRPQMQAIQPQPQQQPTIQVHTQSIPMQTHSFPVHTLVQTHNQTMPIQTQAQTVMITSNGGQSRFIQNPVICHQSPTTSFQVLQPQMQSIMTSPQVQPMTIQHQRLLQTGQTIQTLSTAPTIHTMQQQVQQVPLLVHQPQILKTENLVLTTLKHDGTQVLSTMQNPGITTLTHPIQTQTLQVPTLMGSNILTTVPVMMGCGDKLPIKQLSSGTSHCVGGNRQVMDQGMGMVMGPGGVMKEGERRTTHNIIEKRYRSSINDKILELRDLVMGGDTKMHKSGVLRKAIDYIKYLQQVNHKLRQENLALKMNSKNKSVVLSDDVEMKPEMLMMSPPASEPGSGSPHEFSPYCIDSEPGSPLLDHEQVKSEPGSPSSVGVMDRSRLLLCALTFFCLSLNPLPSLLGSEAQGSSGLISANGASRTLFSLPSQTQNFVTWLWCLLPWLTVWVLSGVGAVWGCVRVLYLWEPVTPLHSPKSVSFWRHRKQADLHLNRGDYTAAMASLETCLSVLTRALPTTRWDLLFSLSWNLIRYCLHHPTPLGWLVRQVGGKHKGEESKTSSRDAALVYHRLSQLQLTGKLPQRSGLWALSLSMSAVNLSESAQSKMAPSQQAQIYVTVATALRTVLGHHLSCLPGYLLCCAEGVASQSDSKPIPDCLHWLFTPLGRQFFLSCDWSVKSESREGVYTSQRDPADPIAQLHRCFCEKLLERAVHSLIQPHTDTEAGKPKNDSGEFSSALEFLQLLNSCTEESPSPPFPALPNHTTMPVADPVSRWWALVLKAAVHWLQGDDVAVRSLLAEAERMPRALHTIDHPLPKAVLLLCKAVQMSLSPLKGEGVVACLSHCDRASGYLRTSISVPLSAQSGNWLNKGVELLVCDLLLTLRTSLWQRGSSSNGEPGPAPGSQLAGFQRDLSSLRRLGQCYRRAQHKVFLHETTVRLMAGASPTRTHQLLEHSLRRRTNNPGYTTEGDCVLGERERAHAILLACRHLPLPLLTPPGHRARLLAEAKRTLERVGDRRSLQDCQQILLRLSGGTTIAAS; translated from the exons ATGATGGACAGTAACGTTAGTGGGGAGTACATCTCGACTATGGAAAATATGGATCCGACTTTGTCAGAACTAGGGGACGAATTTACACTGGGAGACATCGATG AGATGCTCCAGTTCGTCAGCAACCAGGTGGGGGACTTCCCCGACCTCTTTGAGGACCAGATGGCCTCGGCGGGCTCCCTACAGAACGGTGCAGGGGCCACCCCACGCCCAGCCCCACAGACACCCcagaccaccaccactaccacagtTTACCAGAACAGCAATGTGACCCTTACCCCCACCCAAACACTGgcccccctgtccctgtccctgccccTCACCCCACCACAGACCCCAGTCCAGACGTTCTCTTCAGGGCAGCATCAGATCCGCACCCCTCCCCTGCTCCAGCCCCGGCCCCAGATGCAGgccatccagccccagccccagcagcAACCCACCATCCAGGTCCACACCCAGAGCATCCCCATGCAGACACATAGCTTCCCTGTGCACACCCTGGTCCAGACCCACAACCAGACTATGCCCATCCAGACCCAGGCCCAGACGGTGATGATCACATCCAACGGTGGCCAGTCCCGCTTCATCCAGAACCCTGTCATCTGCCACCAGAGTCCCACTACAAGCTTCCAAG TCCTCCAACCGCAGATGCAGAGCATAATGACATCACCACAGGTTCAACCCATGACCATCCAGCACCAGAGACTACTGCAGACGGGCCAGACCATCCAGACTCTCTCCACAGCACCTACAATCCACACCATGCAACAGCAGGTTCAACAGGTACCC CTTTTGGTCCACCAGCCTCAGATTCTGAAGACAGAGAATCTGGTTCTGACCACCCTGAAGCATGACGGGACACAGGTTCTGTCCACCATGCAGAACCCTGGGATCACCACCTTGACCCATCCCATCCAGACACAGACTCTACAGGTACCG ACGCTGATGGGCAGTAACATCCTGACCACCGTGCCAGTCATGATGGGGTGCGGAGACAAGCTGCCCATCAAACAGCTGTCGTCAGGCACCTCCCACTGTGTAGGTGGGAACAGGCAGGTGATGGACCAGGGGATGGGGATGGTGATGGGTCCAGGGGGGGTgatgaaggagggggagaggaggaccaCCCACAACATCATCGAGAAGAGGTACCGCTCCTCCATCAATGACAAGATCCTGGAGCTGAGAGACCTAGTCATGGGCGGCGACACCAAG ATGCACAAGTCAGGAGTGCTGAGGAAAGCCATCGACTACATCAAATACCTGCAGCAGGTCAACCACAAACTACGGCAGGAGAACCTGGCCCTCAAGATGAACAGCAAGAACA AGTCAGTGGTGCTGTCTGACGATGTGGAGATGAAACCAGAGATGCTGATGATGTCACCTCCagcctcagagcctggttctggATCTCCTCATGAGTTCTCTCCATACTGCATCGACTCAGAGCCTGGCAGCCCCTTACTGGACCATGAACAG gTGAAGAGTGAGCCTGGCTCACCCTCTTCCGTGGGCGTGATGGATCGCTCTCGTCTCCTCCTCTGCGCCCTCACCttcttctgtctctccctcaacCCCCTGCCCTCTCTCCTGGGATCTGAGGCCCAGGGCAGCTCTGGCTTGATTTCTGCAAACGGAGCCTCCAGGACCCTGTTCTCATTACCCAGCCAGACCCAGAACTTTG TGACCTGGCTTTGGTGCCTGTTGCCATGGTTAACGGTGTGGGTGTTGAGTGGTGTTGGGGCGGTGTGGGGCTGTGTTAGGGTCCTCTACCTCTGGGAGCCTGTCACCCCACTCCACTCGCCCAAATCAGTCTCCTTCTGGAGGCACCGTAAACAAGCAGACCTACATCTCAACAGA GGTGACTATACAGCAGCCATGGCCAGTCTGGAAACCTGCCTGTCAGTcttgaccagagccctgcccACCACGCGTTGggacctcctcttctccctctcctggaACCTGATTCGCTACTGTCTGCATCACCCCACCCCTCTGGGCTGGCTGGTTCGCCAGGTTGGTGGGAAGCACAAGGGGGAAGAGTCCAAGACTAGCTCCCGGGACGCAGCTCTGGTCTACCATAGgctgagccagctgcagctcaCAG ggaAGCTTCCCCAGCGCAGTGGCCTGTGGGCTTTGTCTCTGTCTATGAGTGCCGTCAACCTCAGTGAGAGCGCCCAAAGCAAGATGGCCCCCTCCCAGCAGGCCCAGATCTATGTCACTGTGGCAACAGCTCTGCGCACTGTACTGGGCCACCACCTCTCCTGCCTGCCT GGTTACCTGTTGTGCTGTGCTGAGGGTGTGGCCAGCCAATCAGACTCCAAGCCCATCCCTGACTGTCTGCACTGGCTCTTCACCCCATTGGGCAGGCAGTTCTTCCTCAGCTGTGATTGGTCTGTGAAGTCTGAGAGCAGAGAGGGCGTGTACACTTCCCAGAGAGACCCAG ctGACCCCATCGCCCAGCTGCATCGTTGTTTCTGTGAGAAGCTACTGGAGAGAGCTGTGCACTCCCTCATCCAGCCCCACACTGACACGGAGGCAGGCAAGCCCAAGAACGACTCGGG ggagtTCTCCAGTGCCTTGGAGTTTCTCCAGCTGTTGAACAGCTGCACAGAGgagtccccctctcctcccttcccagCCCTGCCTAATCACACCACCATGCCAG TGGCAGACCCAGTGAGTCGCTGGTGGGCGTTGGTCCTAAAGGCTGCTGTCCATTGGCTGCAAGGGGATGATGTCGCTGTGAGGTCGCTGCTGGCAGAAGCAGAGCGAATGCCCAGAGCTCTCCATACCATTGA TCACCCGTTGCCCAAGGCTGTGCTGCTGCTGTGTAAGGCGGTGCAGATGAGCCTGTCTCCTCTGAAGGGAGAGGGGGTGGTGgcctgtctgtctcactgtgaCAGGGCCAGCGGCTACCTGCGCACCAGCATCTCTGTTCCCCTGTCCGCCCAGTCTGGCAACTGGCTCAACAAG GGGGTGGAGCTCCTGGTCTGTGACCTCTTGCTGACCCTCAGGACCAGCCTATGGCAAAGAGGAAGTAGCAGcaatggggagccaggccctgcccCTGGCTCCCAATTGGCTGGATTCCAGCGGGACCTGAGTTCGTTGCGAAGGCTGGGACAATGCTACAGACGGGCACAACACAAG GTGTTCCTGCATGAGACCACAGTGAGGCTGATGGCTGGAGCCAGTCCCACCCGCACACACCAGCTACTGGAGCACAGCCTCCGACGCAGGACCAACAACCCTGGATACACCACGG AGGGTGACTGTGTTCTGGGTGAGCGTGAAAGGGCTCATGCCATCCTGCTGGCGTGCCGCCACCTACCCTTACCCCTGCTGACCCCACCAGGGCACCGCGCCCGCCTGCTGGCTGAGGCCAAGCGCACCCTTGAGCGAGTGGGCGACCGCCGATCCCTACAGGACTGCCAGCAGATCCTGCTCCGCCTCAGCGGGGGCACCACCATCGCTGCCTCCTGA